A window of Drosophila subobscura isolate 14011-0131.10 chromosome E, UCBerk_Dsub_1.0, whole genome shotgun sequence contains these coding sequences:
- the LOC117890710 gene encoding glutaminase liver isoform, mitochondrial isoform X4 has product MFKGVPTLASQNLRFLRSHTEQAALGLAKRSKASSAKLAVEDSTDVQAPGEPNLLNRVKFGHTGQQVKQKIATEKKLRAPPLMNLVFANRKLSFYDTSSGRKEENAKLNQRRHYSMRPHREQEQRNAEDVLFDMFASETTGLISMGKFLNGLKTTGIRRNDPRVRELMDNLKKVHKLNNYETGSSAETQHLNRETFKAVVAPNIVLIAKAFRQQFIIPDFSSFVKDIEEIYNRCKINTSGKIADYIPQLTRYCPESWGVSICTVDGQRFSIGDVEEPFTLQSCSKPLTYAIALEKLGPKVVHSYVGQEPSGRNFNELVLDQNKKPHNPMINAGAILTCSLMNALVKPDMTSAEIFDYTMSWFKRLSGGEYIGFNNAVFLSEREAADRNYALGFYMRENKCFPKRTNLKEVMDYYFQCCAMETNCEAMSVIAASMANGGICPTTEEKVFRPEVIRDVLSIMHSCGTYDYSGQFAFKVGLPAKSGVSGGMMLVIPNVMGIFAWSPPLDDLGNTVRGLQFCEELVNTFNFHRYDNLKHLSNKKDPRKHRYETKGLSIVNLLFSAASGDVTALRRHRLSGMDITLADYDGRTALHLASSEGHLECVKFLLEQCHVPHNPKDRWGNLPVDEAENFGHSDVVEYLKGWAEKAATAPECTPEAVTTKTEADEELCSTSDLDRSPTTSPIPTECGSGLSSPAPSEAGSTASIASDDKTKPGL; this is encoded by the exons ATGTTCAAAGGTGTACCCACGCTAGCAAGCCAGAATCTTCGCTTCCTGAGGAGCCACACGGAGCAGGCCGCCCTGGGCCTGGCGAAACGCTCAAAGGCGTCGTCTGCGAAACTGGCCGTGGAAGATTCGACCGATGTCCAAGCTCCTGGGGAGCCGAATCTCTTGAATCGTGTCAAGTTTGGCCATACGGGACAGCAGGTGAAGCAGAAAATCGCCACTGAG AAGAAACTGCGCGCTCCGCCGCTCATGAATTTGGTTTTTGCCAATCGCAAGTTATCCTTCTATGACACCAGCTCCGGACGCAAGGAGGAGAATGCCAAACT CAATCAGCGACGCCACTATTCGATGCGGCC CCatcgggagcaggagcagcgcaaTGCGGAGGATGTGCTGTTCGATATGTTTGCCAGCGAGACGACCGGCCTGATCTCGATGGGCAAGTTCCTCAATGGCCTCAAGACCACCGGCATCAGGCGCAATGATCCACGTGTGCGCGAGCTGATGGACAACCTCAAGAAGGTGCACAAGCTGAACAACTACGAGACGGGATCCTCGGCGGAGACGCAGCACCTCAACCGAGAGACTTTCAAGGC CGTGGTGGCTCCCAATATCGTACTGATTGCCAAGGCATTCCGACAGCAGTTCATCATACCCGACTTCTCGAGCTTCGTCAAGGACATTGAGGAGATCTACAATCGCTGCAAGATCAACACCTCGGGCAAGATCGCCGACTACATTCCCCAGCTGACGCGCTACTGCCCCGAGTCGTGGGGCGTGAGCATTTGCACCGTCGACGGACAGCGCTTCTCCATCGGCGATGTGGAGGAACCGTTTACACTGCAAAGTTGCAGCAAGCCGCTTACCTATGCCATCGCCCTGGAGAAGCTCGGTCCGAAGGTGGTGCACTCCTACGTGGGCCAAGAGCCCAGCGGCAGGAACTTCAATGAGTTGGTCCTGGATCAGAATA AGAAGCCACACAATCCCATGATCAATGCGGGCGCCATTCTCACCTGCTCGCTGATGAACGCGCTGGTCAAGCCAGACATGACCTCTGCCGAAATCTTTGACTACACCATGTCGTGGTTCAAGCGTTTGTCCGGCGGCGAGTACATTGGCTTCAACAACGCCGTGTTCCTGTCGGAGCGCGAGGCGGCTGATCGCAACTACGCCCTGGGATTCTACATGCGGGAGAACAAGTGCTTCCCGAAGCGCACCAACCTGAAGGAGGTGATGGACTACTACTTCCAGTGCTGCGCCATGGAGACCAACTGCGAGGCCATGTCCGTGATCGCGGCCAGCATGGCCAACGGCGGCATTTGCCCCACCACCGAGGAGAAGGTCTTCCGGCCGGAGGTCATCCGGGATGTGCTCTCGATCATGCACTCCTGCGGCACCTACGACTACTCGGGACAGTTCGCCTTCAAGGTGGGTCTGCCGGCCAAGTCTGGCGTCAGCGGCGGCATGATGCTGGTCATCCCCAACGTAATGGGCATCTTTGCCTGGTCGCCGCCACTCGACGACTTGGGCAACACCGTGCGCGGCCTGCAGTTCTGCGAGGAGCTGGTCAACACGTTCAATTTCCATCGCTACGACAACCTGAAGCACCTGTCCAACAAGAAGGATCCGCGCAAGCATCGCTACGAGACGAAGGGTCTGTCCATTGTCAATCTGCTCTTCTCGGCGGCCAGCGGCGATGTGACGGCCCTGCGCCGGCACCGACTCTCCGGCATGGACATCACCCTGGCGGACTACGATGGACGCACCGCCCTGCACTTGGCCTCCTCGGAGGGGCACCTGGAGTGCGTCAAGTTCCTGCTGGAGCAGTGCCACGTGCCGCACAATCCCAAGGATCGGTGGGGCAACCTGCCCGTCGATGAGGCCGAGAACTTTGGCCACTCGGACGTCGTCGAGTACCTCAAGGGCTGGGCCGAGAAGGCCGCGACAGCCCCCGAGTGCACACCGGAGGCGGTGACCACCAAAACCGAGGCGGATGAG GAGCTGTGCAGCACGAGCGACCTCGATCGCAGCCCCACCACCAGCCCCATTCCCACAGAGTGCGGCTCGGGCCTGTCCAGCCCGGCGCCCTCGGAGGCGGGCAGCACGGCGAGCATCGCCAGCGATGACAAGACCAAGCCGGGTCTCTAA
- the LOC117890710 gene encoding glutaminase liver isoform, mitochondrial isoform X2 has product MFKGVPTLASQNLRFLRSHTEQAALGLAKRSKASSAKLAVEDSTDVQAPGEPNLLNRVKFGHTGQQVKQKIATEKKLRAPPLMNLVFANRKLSFYDTSSGRKEENAKLHREQEQRNAEDVLFDMFASETTGLISMGKFLNGLKTTGIRRNDPRVRELMDNLKKVHKLNNYETGSSAETQHLNRETFKAVVAPNIVLIAKAFRQQFIIPDFSSFVKDIEEIYNRCKINTSGKIADYIPQLTRYCPESWGVSICTVDGQRFSIGDVEEPFTLQSCSKPLTYAIALEKLGPKVVHSYVGQEPSGRNFNELVLDQNKKPHNPMINAGAILTCSLMNALVKPDMTSAEIFDYTMSWFKRLSGGEYIGFNNAVFLSEREAADRNYALGFYMRENKCFPKRTNLKEVMDYYFQCCAMETNCEAMSVIAASMANGGICPTTEEKVFRPEVIRDVLSIMHSCGTYDYSGQFAFKVGLPAKSGVSGGMMLVIPNVMGIFAWSPPLDDLGNTVRGLQFCEELVNTFNFHRYDNLKHLSNKKDPRKHRYETKGLSIVNLLFSAASGDVTALRRHRLSGMDITLADYDGRTALHLASSEGHLECVKFLLEQCHVPHNPKDRWGNLPVDEAENFGHSDVVEYLKGWAEKAATAPECTPEAVTTKTEADEVSSVQRVKPTPDKNNSNQTFQELCSTSDLDRSPTTSPIPTECGSGLSSPAPSEAGSTASIASDDKTKPGL; this is encoded by the exons ATGTTCAAAGGTGTACCCACGCTAGCAAGCCAGAATCTTCGCTTCCTGAGGAGCCACACGGAGCAGGCCGCCCTGGGCCTGGCGAAACGCTCAAAGGCGTCGTCTGCGAAACTGGCCGTGGAAGATTCGACCGATGTCCAAGCTCCTGGGGAGCCGAATCTCTTGAATCGTGTCAAGTTTGGCCATACGGGACAGCAGGTGAAGCAGAAAATCGCCACTGAG AAGAAACTGCGCGCTCCGCCGCTCATGAATTTGGTTTTTGCCAATCGCAAGTTATCCTTCTATGACACCAGCTCCGGACGCAAGGAGGAGAATGCCAAACT CCatcgggagcaggagcagcgcaaTGCGGAGGATGTGCTGTTCGATATGTTTGCCAGCGAGACGACCGGCCTGATCTCGATGGGCAAGTTCCTCAATGGCCTCAAGACCACCGGCATCAGGCGCAATGATCCACGTGTGCGCGAGCTGATGGACAACCTCAAGAAGGTGCACAAGCTGAACAACTACGAGACGGGATCCTCGGCGGAGACGCAGCACCTCAACCGAGAGACTTTCAAGGC CGTGGTGGCTCCCAATATCGTACTGATTGCCAAGGCATTCCGACAGCAGTTCATCATACCCGACTTCTCGAGCTTCGTCAAGGACATTGAGGAGATCTACAATCGCTGCAAGATCAACACCTCGGGCAAGATCGCCGACTACATTCCCCAGCTGACGCGCTACTGCCCCGAGTCGTGGGGCGTGAGCATTTGCACCGTCGACGGACAGCGCTTCTCCATCGGCGATGTGGAGGAACCGTTTACACTGCAAAGTTGCAGCAAGCCGCTTACCTATGCCATCGCCCTGGAGAAGCTCGGTCCGAAGGTGGTGCACTCCTACGTGGGCCAAGAGCCCAGCGGCAGGAACTTCAATGAGTTGGTCCTGGATCAGAATA AGAAGCCACACAATCCCATGATCAATGCGGGCGCCATTCTCACCTGCTCGCTGATGAACGCGCTGGTCAAGCCAGACATGACCTCTGCCGAAATCTTTGACTACACCATGTCGTGGTTCAAGCGTTTGTCCGGCGGCGAGTACATTGGCTTCAACAACGCCGTGTTCCTGTCGGAGCGCGAGGCGGCTGATCGCAACTACGCCCTGGGATTCTACATGCGGGAGAACAAGTGCTTCCCGAAGCGCACCAACCTGAAGGAGGTGATGGACTACTACTTCCAGTGCTGCGCCATGGAGACCAACTGCGAGGCCATGTCCGTGATCGCGGCCAGCATGGCCAACGGCGGCATTTGCCCCACCACCGAGGAGAAGGTCTTCCGGCCGGAGGTCATCCGGGATGTGCTCTCGATCATGCACTCCTGCGGCACCTACGACTACTCGGGACAGTTCGCCTTCAAGGTGGGTCTGCCGGCCAAGTCTGGCGTCAGCGGCGGCATGATGCTGGTCATCCCCAACGTAATGGGCATCTTTGCCTGGTCGCCGCCACTCGACGACTTGGGCAACACCGTGCGCGGCCTGCAGTTCTGCGAGGAGCTGGTCAACACGTTCAATTTCCATCGCTACGACAACCTGAAGCACCTGTCCAACAAGAAGGATCCGCGCAAGCATCGCTACGAGACGAAGGGTCTGTCCATTGTCAATCTGCTCTTCTCGGCGGCCAGCGGCGATGTGACGGCCCTGCGCCGGCACCGACTCTCCGGCATGGACATCACCCTGGCGGACTACGATGGACGCACCGCCCTGCACTTGGCCTCCTCGGAGGGGCACCTGGAGTGCGTCAAGTTCCTGCTGGAGCAGTGCCACGTGCCGCACAATCCCAAGGATCGGTGGGGCAACCTGCCCGTCGATGAGGCCGAGAACTTTGGCCACTCGGACGTCGTCGAGTACCTCAAGGGCTGGGCCGAGAAGGCCGCGACAGCCCCCGAGTGCACACCGGAGGCGGTGACCACCAAAACCGAGGCGGATGAGGTCAGTTCAGTTCAAAGAGTGAAGCCAACTCCAGATAAAAACAATTCCAATCAAACATTTCAGGAGCTGTGCAGCACGAGCGACCTCGATCGCAGCCCCACCACCAGCCCCATTCCCACAGAGTGCGGCTCGGGCCTGTCCAGCCCGGCGCCCTCGGAGGCGGGCAGCACGGCGAGCATCGCCAGCGATGACAAGACCAAGCCGGGTCTCTAA
- the LOC117890710 gene encoding glutaminase liver isoform, mitochondrial isoform X8: MKSIRTARKLVQRIGDSTPITQVKKKLRAPPLMNLVFANRKLSFYDTSSGRKEENAKLNQRRHYSMRPHREQEQRNAEDVLFDMFASETTGLISMGKFLNGLKTTGIRRNDPRVRELMDNLKKVHKLNNYETGSSAETQHLNRETFKAVVAPNIVLIAKAFRQQFIIPDFSSFVKDIEEIYNRCKINTSGKIADYIPQLTRYCPESWGVSICTVDGQRFSIGDVEEPFTLQSCSKPLTYAIALEKLGPKVVHSYVGQEPSGRNFNELVLDQNKKPHNPMINAGAILTCSLMNALVKPDMTSAEIFDYTMSWFKRLSGGEYIGFNNAVFLSEREAADRNYALGFYMRENKCFPKRTNLKEVMDYYFQCCAMETNCEAMSVIAASMANGGICPTTEEKVFRPEVIRDVLSIMHSCGTYDYSGQFAFKVGLPAKSGVSGGMMLVIPNVMGIFAWSPPLDDLGNTVRGLQFCEELVNTFNFHRYDNLKHLSNKKDPRKHRYETKGLSIVNLLFSAASGDVTALRRHRLSGMDITLADYDGRTALHLASSEGHLECVKFLLEQCHVPHNPKDRWGNLPVDEAENFGHSDVVEYLKGWAEKAATAPECTPEAVTTKTEADEELCSTSDLDRSPTTSPIPTECGSGLSSPAPSEAGSTASIASDDKTKPGL, translated from the exons ATGAAATCAATAAGAACTGCAAGGAAACTGGTGCAAAGGATAGGCGATTCGACTCCAATTACACAAGTAAAG AAGAAACTGCGCGCTCCGCCGCTCATGAATTTGGTTTTTGCCAATCGCAAGTTATCCTTCTATGACACCAGCTCCGGACGCAAGGAGGAGAATGCCAAACT CAATCAGCGACGCCACTATTCGATGCGGCC CCatcgggagcaggagcagcgcaaTGCGGAGGATGTGCTGTTCGATATGTTTGCCAGCGAGACGACCGGCCTGATCTCGATGGGCAAGTTCCTCAATGGCCTCAAGACCACCGGCATCAGGCGCAATGATCCACGTGTGCGCGAGCTGATGGACAACCTCAAGAAGGTGCACAAGCTGAACAACTACGAGACGGGATCCTCGGCGGAGACGCAGCACCTCAACCGAGAGACTTTCAAGGC CGTGGTGGCTCCCAATATCGTACTGATTGCCAAGGCATTCCGACAGCAGTTCATCATACCCGACTTCTCGAGCTTCGTCAAGGACATTGAGGAGATCTACAATCGCTGCAAGATCAACACCTCGGGCAAGATCGCCGACTACATTCCCCAGCTGACGCGCTACTGCCCCGAGTCGTGGGGCGTGAGCATTTGCACCGTCGACGGACAGCGCTTCTCCATCGGCGATGTGGAGGAACCGTTTACACTGCAAAGTTGCAGCAAGCCGCTTACCTATGCCATCGCCCTGGAGAAGCTCGGTCCGAAGGTGGTGCACTCCTACGTGGGCCAAGAGCCCAGCGGCAGGAACTTCAATGAGTTGGTCCTGGATCAGAATA AGAAGCCACACAATCCCATGATCAATGCGGGCGCCATTCTCACCTGCTCGCTGATGAACGCGCTGGTCAAGCCAGACATGACCTCTGCCGAAATCTTTGACTACACCATGTCGTGGTTCAAGCGTTTGTCCGGCGGCGAGTACATTGGCTTCAACAACGCCGTGTTCCTGTCGGAGCGCGAGGCGGCTGATCGCAACTACGCCCTGGGATTCTACATGCGGGAGAACAAGTGCTTCCCGAAGCGCACCAACCTGAAGGAGGTGATGGACTACTACTTCCAGTGCTGCGCCATGGAGACCAACTGCGAGGCCATGTCCGTGATCGCGGCCAGCATGGCCAACGGCGGCATTTGCCCCACCACCGAGGAGAAGGTCTTCCGGCCGGAGGTCATCCGGGATGTGCTCTCGATCATGCACTCCTGCGGCACCTACGACTACTCGGGACAGTTCGCCTTCAAGGTGGGTCTGCCGGCCAAGTCTGGCGTCAGCGGCGGCATGATGCTGGTCATCCCCAACGTAATGGGCATCTTTGCCTGGTCGCCGCCACTCGACGACTTGGGCAACACCGTGCGCGGCCTGCAGTTCTGCGAGGAGCTGGTCAACACGTTCAATTTCCATCGCTACGACAACCTGAAGCACCTGTCCAACAAGAAGGATCCGCGCAAGCATCGCTACGAGACGAAGGGTCTGTCCATTGTCAATCTGCTCTTCTCGGCGGCCAGCGGCGATGTGACGGCCCTGCGCCGGCACCGACTCTCCGGCATGGACATCACCCTGGCGGACTACGATGGACGCACCGCCCTGCACTTGGCCTCCTCGGAGGGGCACCTGGAGTGCGTCAAGTTCCTGCTGGAGCAGTGCCACGTGCCGCACAATCCCAAGGATCGGTGGGGCAACCTGCCCGTCGATGAGGCCGAGAACTTTGGCCACTCGGACGTCGTCGAGTACCTCAAGGGCTGGGCCGAGAAGGCCGCGACAGCCCCCGAGTGCACACCGGAGGCGGTGACCACCAAAACCGAGGCGGATGAG GAGCTGTGCAGCACGAGCGACCTCGATCGCAGCCCCACCACCAGCCCCATTCCCACAGAGTGCGGCTCGGGCCTGTCCAGCCCGGCGCCCTCGGAGGCGGGCAGCACGGCGAGCATCGCCAGCGATGACAAGACCAAGCCGGGTCTCTAA
- the LOC117890710 gene encoding glutaminase liver isoform, mitochondrial isoform X6 → MKSIRTARKLVQRIGDSTPITQVKKKLRAPPLMNLVFANRKLSFYDTSSGRKEENAKLHREQEQRNAEDVLFDMFASETTGLISMGKFLNGLKTTGIRRNDPRVRELMDNLKKVHKLNNYETGSSAETQHLNRETFKAVVAPNIVLIAKAFRQQFIIPDFSSFVKDIEEIYNRCKINTSGKIADYIPQLTRYCPESWGVSICTVDGQRFSIGDVEEPFTLQSCSKPLTYAIALEKLGPKVVHSYVGQEPSGRNFNELVLDQNKKPHNPMINAGAILTCSLMNALVKPDMTSAEIFDYTMSWFKRLSGGEYIGFNNAVFLSEREAADRNYALGFYMRENKCFPKRTNLKEVMDYYFQCCAMETNCEAMSVIAASMANGGICPTTEEKVFRPEVIRDVLSIMHSCGTYDYSGQFAFKVGLPAKSGVSGGMMLVIPNVMGIFAWSPPLDDLGNTVRGLQFCEELVNTFNFHRYDNLKHLSNKKDPRKHRYETKGLSIVNLLFSAASGDVTALRRHRLSGMDITLADYDGRTALHLASSEGHLECVKFLLEQCHVPHNPKDRWGNLPVDEAENFGHSDVVEYLKGWAEKAATAPECTPEAVTTKTEADEVSSVQRVKPTPDKNNSNQTFQELCSTSDLDRSPTTSPIPTECGSGLSSPAPSEAGSTASIASDDKTKPGL, encoded by the exons ATGAAATCAATAAGAACTGCAAGGAAACTGGTGCAAAGGATAGGCGATTCGACTCCAATTACACAAGTAAAG AAGAAACTGCGCGCTCCGCCGCTCATGAATTTGGTTTTTGCCAATCGCAAGTTATCCTTCTATGACACCAGCTCCGGACGCAAGGAGGAGAATGCCAAACT CCatcgggagcaggagcagcgcaaTGCGGAGGATGTGCTGTTCGATATGTTTGCCAGCGAGACGACCGGCCTGATCTCGATGGGCAAGTTCCTCAATGGCCTCAAGACCACCGGCATCAGGCGCAATGATCCACGTGTGCGCGAGCTGATGGACAACCTCAAGAAGGTGCACAAGCTGAACAACTACGAGACGGGATCCTCGGCGGAGACGCAGCACCTCAACCGAGAGACTTTCAAGGC CGTGGTGGCTCCCAATATCGTACTGATTGCCAAGGCATTCCGACAGCAGTTCATCATACCCGACTTCTCGAGCTTCGTCAAGGACATTGAGGAGATCTACAATCGCTGCAAGATCAACACCTCGGGCAAGATCGCCGACTACATTCCCCAGCTGACGCGCTACTGCCCCGAGTCGTGGGGCGTGAGCATTTGCACCGTCGACGGACAGCGCTTCTCCATCGGCGATGTGGAGGAACCGTTTACACTGCAAAGTTGCAGCAAGCCGCTTACCTATGCCATCGCCCTGGAGAAGCTCGGTCCGAAGGTGGTGCACTCCTACGTGGGCCAAGAGCCCAGCGGCAGGAACTTCAATGAGTTGGTCCTGGATCAGAATA AGAAGCCACACAATCCCATGATCAATGCGGGCGCCATTCTCACCTGCTCGCTGATGAACGCGCTGGTCAAGCCAGACATGACCTCTGCCGAAATCTTTGACTACACCATGTCGTGGTTCAAGCGTTTGTCCGGCGGCGAGTACATTGGCTTCAACAACGCCGTGTTCCTGTCGGAGCGCGAGGCGGCTGATCGCAACTACGCCCTGGGATTCTACATGCGGGAGAACAAGTGCTTCCCGAAGCGCACCAACCTGAAGGAGGTGATGGACTACTACTTCCAGTGCTGCGCCATGGAGACCAACTGCGAGGCCATGTCCGTGATCGCGGCCAGCATGGCCAACGGCGGCATTTGCCCCACCACCGAGGAGAAGGTCTTCCGGCCGGAGGTCATCCGGGATGTGCTCTCGATCATGCACTCCTGCGGCACCTACGACTACTCGGGACAGTTCGCCTTCAAGGTGGGTCTGCCGGCCAAGTCTGGCGTCAGCGGCGGCATGATGCTGGTCATCCCCAACGTAATGGGCATCTTTGCCTGGTCGCCGCCACTCGACGACTTGGGCAACACCGTGCGCGGCCTGCAGTTCTGCGAGGAGCTGGTCAACACGTTCAATTTCCATCGCTACGACAACCTGAAGCACCTGTCCAACAAGAAGGATCCGCGCAAGCATCGCTACGAGACGAAGGGTCTGTCCATTGTCAATCTGCTCTTCTCGGCGGCCAGCGGCGATGTGACGGCCCTGCGCCGGCACCGACTCTCCGGCATGGACATCACCCTGGCGGACTACGATGGACGCACCGCCCTGCACTTGGCCTCCTCGGAGGGGCACCTGGAGTGCGTCAAGTTCCTGCTGGAGCAGTGCCACGTGCCGCACAATCCCAAGGATCGGTGGGGCAACCTGCCCGTCGATGAGGCCGAGAACTTTGGCCACTCGGACGTCGTCGAGTACCTCAAGGGCTGGGCCGAGAAGGCCGCGACAGCCCCCGAGTGCACACCGGAGGCGGTGACCACCAAAACCGAGGCGGATGAGGTCAGTTCAGTTCAAAGAGTGAAGCCAACTCCAGATAAAAACAATTCCAATCAAACATTTCAGGAGCTGTGCAGCACGAGCGACCTCGATCGCAGCCCCACCACCAGCCCCATTCCCACAGAGTGCGGCTCGGGCCTGTCCAGCCCGGCGCCCTCGGAGGCGGGCAGCACGGCGAGCATCGCCAGCGATGACAAGACCAAGCCGGGTCTCTAA
- the LOC117890710 gene encoding glutaminase kidney isoform, mitochondrial isoform X5 — MFKGVPTLASQNLRFLRSHTEQAALGLAKRSKASSAKLAVEDSTDVQAPGEPNLLNRVKFGHTGQQVKQKIATEKKLRAPPLMNLVFANRKLSFYDTSSGRKEENAKLHREQEQRNAEDVLFDMFASETTGLISMGKFLNGLKTTGIRRNDPRVRELMDNLKKVHKLNNYETGSSAETQHLNRETFKAVVAPNIVLIAKAFRQQFIIPDFSSFVKDIEEIYNRCKINTSGKIADYIPQLTRYCPESWGVSICTVDGQRFSIGDVEEPFTLQSCSKPLTYAIALEKLGPKVVHSYVGQEPSGRNFNELVLDQNKKPHNPMINAGAILTCSLMNALVKPDMTSAEIFDYTMSWFKRLSGGEYIGFNNAVFLSEREAADRNYALGFYMRENKCFPKRTNLKEVMDYYFQCCAMETNCEAMSVIAASMANGGICPTTEEKVFRPEVIRDVLSIMHSCGTYDYSGQFAFKVGLPAKSGVSGGMMLVIPNVMGIFAWSPPLDDLGNTVRGLQFCEELVNTFNFHRYDNLKHLSNKKDPRKHRYETKGLSIVNLLFSAASGDVTALRRHRLSGMDITLADYDGRTALHLASSEGHLECVKFLLEQCHVPHNPKDRWGNLPVDEAENFGHSDVVEYLKGWAEKAATAPECTPEAVTTKTEADEELCSTSDLDRSPTTSPIPTECGSGLSSPAPSEAGSTASIASDDKTKPGL; from the exons ATGTTCAAAGGTGTACCCACGCTAGCAAGCCAGAATCTTCGCTTCCTGAGGAGCCACACGGAGCAGGCCGCCCTGGGCCTGGCGAAACGCTCAAAGGCGTCGTCTGCGAAACTGGCCGTGGAAGATTCGACCGATGTCCAAGCTCCTGGGGAGCCGAATCTCTTGAATCGTGTCAAGTTTGGCCATACGGGACAGCAGGTGAAGCAGAAAATCGCCACTGAG AAGAAACTGCGCGCTCCGCCGCTCATGAATTTGGTTTTTGCCAATCGCAAGTTATCCTTCTATGACACCAGCTCCGGACGCAAGGAGGAGAATGCCAAACT CCatcgggagcaggagcagcgcaaTGCGGAGGATGTGCTGTTCGATATGTTTGCCAGCGAGACGACCGGCCTGATCTCGATGGGCAAGTTCCTCAATGGCCTCAAGACCACCGGCATCAGGCGCAATGATCCACGTGTGCGCGAGCTGATGGACAACCTCAAGAAGGTGCACAAGCTGAACAACTACGAGACGGGATCCTCGGCGGAGACGCAGCACCTCAACCGAGAGACTTTCAAGGC CGTGGTGGCTCCCAATATCGTACTGATTGCCAAGGCATTCCGACAGCAGTTCATCATACCCGACTTCTCGAGCTTCGTCAAGGACATTGAGGAGATCTACAATCGCTGCAAGATCAACACCTCGGGCAAGATCGCCGACTACATTCCCCAGCTGACGCGCTACTGCCCCGAGTCGTGGGGCGTGAGCATTTGCACCGTCGACGGACAGCGCTTCTCCATCGGCGATGTGGAGGAACCGTTTACACTGCAAAGTTGCAGCAAGCCGCTTACCTATGCCATCGCCCTGGAGAAGCTCGGTCCGAAGGTGGTGCACTCCTACGTGGGCCAAGAGCCCAGCGGCAGGAACTTCAATGAGTTGGTCCTGGATCAGAATA AGAAGCCACACAATCCCATGATCAATGCGGGCGCCATTCTCACCTGCTCGCTGATGAACGCGCTGGTCAAGCCAGACATGACCTCTGCCGAAATCTTTGACTACACCATGTCGTGGTTCAAGCGTTTGTCCGGCGGCGAGTACATTGGCTTCAACAACGCCGTGTTCCTGTCGGAGCGCGAGGCGGCTGATCGCAACTACGCCCTGGGATTCTACATGCGGGAGAACAAGTGCTTCCCGAAGCGCACCAACCTGAAGGAGGTGATGGACTACTACTTCCAGTGCTGCGCCATGGAGACCAACTGCGAGGCCATGTCCGTGATCGCGGCCAGCATGGCCAACGGCGGCATTTGCCCCACCACCGAGGAGAAGGTCTTCCGGCCGGAGGTCATCCGGGATGTGCTCTCGATCATGCACTCCTGCGGCACCTACGACTACTCGGGACAGTTCGCCTTCAAGGTGGGTCTGCCGGCCAAGTCTGGCGTCAGCGGCGGCATGATGCTGGTCATCCCCAACGTAATGGGCATCTTTGCCTGGTCGCCGCCACTCGACGACTTGGGCAACACCGTGCGCGGCCTGCAGTTCTGCGAGGAGCTGGTCAACACGTTCAATTTCCATCGCTACGACAACCTGAAGCACCTGTCCAACAAGAAGGATCCGCGCAAGCATCGCTACGAGACGAAGGGTCTGTCCATTGTCAATCTGCTCTTCTCGGCGGCCAGCGGCGATGTGACGGCCCTGCGCCGGCACCGACTCTCCGGCATGGACATCACCCTGGCGGACTACGATGGACGCACCGCCCTGCACTTGGCCTCCTCGGAGGGGCACCTGGAGTGCGTCAAGTTCCTGCTGGAGCAGTGCCACGTGCCGCACAATCCCAAGGATCGGTGGGGCAACCTGCCCGTCGATGAGGCCGAGAACTTTGGCCACTCGGACGTCGTCGAGTACCTCAAGGGCTGGGCCGAGAAGGCCGCGACAGCCCCCGAGTGCACACCGGAGGCGGTGACCACCAAAACCGAGGCGGATGAG GAGCTGTGCAGCACGAGCGACCTCGATCGCAGCCCCACCACCAGCCCCATTCCCACAGAGTGCGGCTCGGGCCTGTCCAGCCCGGCGCCCTCGGAGGCGGGCAGCACGGCGAGCATCGCCAGCGATGACAAGACCAAGCCGGGTCTCTAA